A portion of the Vespa velutina chromosome 5, iVesVel2.1, whole genome shotgun sequence genome contains these proteins:
- the LOC124949496 gene encoding ceramide phosphoethanolamine synthase-like isoform X2: MESIKQLQRDNVAMLFELGCVDLFTAPHFYGHNKHEMPSAGTNNEGSIENEFYSASVSEDGHASHLPPEIWKTFISLAYLFIVTWITAFVMVIVHDRVPDMKKYPPLPDIFLDNVPHIPWAFDMCEVTGTILFAIWLIVLIFHKYRFILLRRFFALFGTVFLLRCVTMLITSLSVPGAHLQCQPRKMPDEGWTSSAYVELYNKIAMAYVIWRGAGMSIQGVRTCGDYMFSGHTVTLTMLNFFITEYTPRQLYFLHTFTWMLNMFGIFFILAAHEHYSIDVFVAFYITSRLFLYYHTLANNQALMQRDSNRTRIWFPLFSFFESSVDGIVPNEYESPSLIIYNLICRGKDVCNILRSFIYFRKPRSNVNGNINSTRKER; encoded by the exons TATTAAACAATTACAAAGAGACAACGTCGCGATGCTGTTCGAATTGGGATGCGTCGATTTGTTCACCGCGCCGCACTTTTACGGCCATAACAAACACGAA aTGCCCAGCGCTGGTACAAATAACGAAGGTTCCATagagaatgaattttattcagCTTCTGTGTCGGAAGATGGACACGCGTCTCATTTGCCGCCTGAAATATGGAAGACCTTTATTAGTTTggcatatttatttattgttacttGGATTACTGCCTTTGTGATGGTAATAGTGCACGATCGAGTGCCAGATATGAAAAAGTATCCACCTTTGCCGGATATATTTTTGGACAACGTTCCTCATATACCCTGGGCATTCGACATGTGCGAAGTTACTGGCACTATACTTTTTGCCATTTGGCTCATTGTTCTTATTTTCCATAAGTATAG ATTTATCTTATTACGGAGATTTTTCGCCCTCTTTGGTACAGTCTTCTTATTGCGATGCGTTACAATGCTGATTACATCTCTCTCTGTACCTGGCGCACATTTGCAATGTCAACCGCGTAAGATGCCAGACGAAGGTTGGACTAG TTCTGCATATGTggaattatataataagatcGCAATGGCTTACGTTATCTGGCGTGGTGCCGGTATGTCAATACAAGGTGTTAGAACTTGCGGCGACTACATGTTTAGCGGCCATACGGTCACATTGACCATgctgaatttttttatcactgAAT atACCCCAAGACAGCTCTACTTCCTTCACACCTTTACATGGATGCTTAATATGTTcggtatcttttttatattggcCGCCCACGAACATTATTCCATCGATGTGTTTGTAGCGTTTTATATAACTTcccgattatttttatattatcataccTTGGCCAATAATCAAGCACTGATGCAACGTGACTCAAACAGAACTAGAATTTGGTTTCCACTTTTTAGTTTTTTCGAATCGTCCGTCGATGGGATCGTACCAAACGAATATGAGTCCCCgtcattaatcatttataatctaATATGTAGGGGGAAAGATGTTTGCAACATTCTAAGATCGTTTATCTACTTTCGAAAACCGCGGAGCAACGTAAATGGTAATATAAACAGCACAAGGAAGGAAcgctaa
- the LOC124949494 gene encoding SET domain-containing protein SmydA-8-like: MGENLDMGECPVCGKQARLKCSGCKGSFYCGKEHQREDWPLHKSICHAWEIEESKELGRYLIARRDLKSGEPIISEVPLVWGAAPHTSYRVCVGCGQRCEDVETRCPKCFWPSCSTDCKALLAKDGHELECALLAKTRIFPRCDVLLPIRMLILWKTKSKRWKLLEKLQSHEDSRGPGTDAYEEVEEITNHLRALVAVDPSCAKILPKICGLIDVNGLETLPPEGSVAIYRTTCLLEHRCLPNTRHFFALDENGRPIVNVLAVTSIKKGEHLSTCYTHALWSTRARRRHLLATKYFSCSCERCADPTELGTHLGTLRCPYNDGGFILPRDPLDFETEWSCDTCKNTLRSSEVGQLMDRLEEEVEEAMRTPNKAVLSDLLSRLRALLHPGHQHCISIGHSLIQLLPSNDRQKFDLCNLIMNTVAVVDPYCERLTLYAAITLRELADCPGQDKKGHLSKAMTLLMSEPAKSPGGKLLRLIKSELEYL, encoded by the exons ATGGGGGAAAATCTGGATATGGGAGAATGTCCGGTGTGCGGTAAGCAGGCTCGGCTGAAATGCAGCGGCTGCAAGGGGAGCTTTTATTGCGGGAAGGAACACCAAAGGGAAGATTGGCCGTTGCACAAATCAATCTGCCATGCCTGGGAGATCGAGGAAAGCAAAGAATTGGGAAGATACTTGATTGCAAGGAGGGATTTAAAGAGCGGTGAGCCGATCATTTCGGAAGTGCCACTCGTTTGGGGAGCCGCACCTCATACGTCTTACAGGGTGTGCGTCGGTTGCGGTCAACGTTGCGAGGACGTCGAAACGAGATGTCCCAAGTGCTTCTGGCCTTCCTGTTCTACGGACTGCAAGGCTCTCCTGGCTAAGGACGGCCACGAGTTGGAATGTGCCCTTCTTGCAAAAACCAGAATCTTTCCCAG ATGCGACGTTTTGCTACCGATAAGGATGCTGATACTTTGGAAGACAAAGTCGAAGCGTTGGAAATTATTGGAAAAGCTACAGAGTCACGAGGATTCTCGCGGTCCTGGGACCGATGCTTACGAGGAGGTGGAAGAGATAACGAATCATCTTAGAGCCCTTGTCGCGGTCGATCCTTCTTGCGCCAAGATATTGCCTAAAATTTGTGGGCTAATCGACGTGAACGGGCTCGAAACATTACCGCCGGAAGGTTCCGTCGCCATTTATCGCACGACATGTCTTTTGGAACACCGTTGCTTACCAAACACTCGGCATTTCTTCGCATTGGACGAGAATGGTAGACCGATCGTAAACGTGCTCGCCGTTACCTCGATTAAAAA GGGCGAACATTTGAGTACGTGCTATACTCACGCACTTTGGTCTACGAGAGCGAGGAGGCGACATTTGCTCGCgaccaaatatttttcttgttcctgCGAACGATGCGCCGATCCAACGGAACTGGGAACGCATCTTGGCACTCTGAGATGTCCTTACAACGACGGCGGATTCATTCTTCCGAGGGATCCGTTGGACTTTGAAACGGAATGGTCCTGCGATACGTGTAAAAATACTCTTCGGTCCTCGGAGGTCGGTCAATTAATGGATAGGCTCGAGGAAGAAGTCGAAGAGGCAATGAGGACCCCAAACAAGGCCGTGCTTTCCGATCTTCTTTCTCG ACTTCGCGCTCTTCTACATCCGGGCCATCAACATTGCATATCTATCGGGCATTCTTTGATACAATTATTACCGTCGAACGATCGACAAAAATTCGACCTTTGCAATCTTATAATGAATACCGTCGCCGTCGTAGATCCATACTGCGAACGATTGACACTCTACGCGGCAATTACTTTACGAGAACTCGCCGATTGTCCAGGACAAGACAAGAAAGGACATTTGTCGAAAGCCATGACTTTGTTGATGTCAGAGCCTGCGAAAAGTCCTGGCGGTAAATTATTGCGACTGATAAAGTCCGAATTAGAATATCTTTGA